ctctgtcaggttgggtgggggGCGTTGCTGGATGGGCAGcattgctgcacagatattttcaggtctctccagagatgttagatcgggttcaggtctgggctctggctgggccactcaaggacattcagagacttgtcccgaagccactcctgcactgtcttggctgtgtgcttagggctgttgtcctgttggaaggtgaacctttgccccagtctgagttcctgagcactccggagcaggttttcatcaaggatctctgtacttttctctcgATCCAGACTAGTCTTCCTGTCGCTGAGAAACATCCCCCATGGCATGAtactgctaccaccatgcttcaccgtagggatggtgccaggtttccttcaaatgtgacggttggcattcaggccaaagagttcaatcttggttttatcagaccagagagtcttgtttgtcatggtctgagagtcctttaggtgcttttttggcaaactcccaaGTGGGCTGtaatgtgtcttttactgaagagttgctttcgtctggccactctaaaggcctgattggtggagtgctgcagagatggttgtccttctggaaggttctcccatctccacagtggaactctggatctctgtcagcATGGCCATTGGGTTCCTGGTCacctcaagttgtagaaacatctcaaagagctcaattttgagtctcattgtAAAAAATcagaatacttacataaataagttacatttatttgtaataaacttGCAAATATTTCAAAAACCTTTTCgcctctgtcattatggggtattgtgtgtagattgaggatttttttttaatttaatcaattttagaaaaggctgtaacataacaaaatgtgggagaagggaagggtctgaatgctttctgaatgccTGTAAATCCACTCCACCTTCTTCTGTTTTAATAACCAAAAGAAAACAAATCTAATTGAAGGTGTCTTGTCATAGCTGACACCATTCTTTCTGGGCAGTGACAGTTAACCTCTCGTAACATGTTCAACTTGAAGCAGCATTAAGCTGctataaaataaacaaaaaacaatcctatcattttacatttgagtcatttagctgacaatcaaccagagcaacttacatgagcaagtagggttaagtgccttggtaaagggcacattgacagatttttcacctagtaaTCTCTGgttgggttactggcccaacgctgtaACCCGCTAGGCTACCCAGTGTCCCTCGTTTGGCTTTGTGGCCGTATTAAAGATACAGGAAGTTAGGTAGAACCAGTTTGCTTTGCTAAGCTCTTAACAGAACAGGATGTAACACACCGGCTGCTCCTCAGTTTATCACTGAAACCTCcgcccattaaacacacacacaggatactatTTACTCCGTCATGTGACTTTATTAGTTTGAGTTTCATCATACCCTCTAAGAGAACACTTCTCAAATGACATCCTTCTACACATTATTGGCCCAACcgtgttttattattattattattattattgttattattattattattattgttattattattattattattattgttattattattattattgttattgttattattattgttattattattattattattggcccaaccgtgttttattattattattggcccAACCATGTTTTATACTATTATTGTCTTTCTTCCAGGTGATCTTGATCTCGTCCGGTGAGGACCCTGTGACCAAGGCCCTGGCTGACAATCTATCCCAGAGGACAGGCTGCGAGGTCAGGCAGCTGGGCAAGGACATCCAGGGTGAGGTCAAAGCCATGATGGATGACAAGGATCTGGACTGGAAGGAGGTTGCCTATATGGGTAAACTCACTGTTATTTTCAATTAACAAtttactgatactactactactacgactactactagtAGTTAGTTATATAGCACAGTTTGAAATTTAGTGGAATCTCAAGGTTCTTAACCTTCTAATTTGAGTAATACTTGTGCGTTCATGTCAATCAAACGTCTAAAGATCTTTATTTGGAGCCCTTCTGAGATGGAAAGGTAGAACAGGCTAGATATCTCTCAGTAATGTGACCGTAGCAGGGTGTTTGATAACCACGTATCAATGAAACTATCAGACAGTAAATGTCAACAGTGAAGTTTGAACCAGTTGAAGCTGATTGTGTCTGTCATGGTGACCACACTATATCCTGTTATGGAACAGTATCTCCTCATTCTGTGTTTCActcctccttatctctctctatcttctcaacccttcatctctctcctctcatccctctgttctctcttgcCAGGAAGTGATTGTAAGTTCTTCACTCATAAATAACTGTCTGATTAAATAGAgtatctattagtaaggggagacagggggaaacTGTGATTAAATAGAgtatctattagtaaggggagacagggagaaactGTCTGATTAAATAGTGTATATATTAGTAAGGGGAGACGGGGGGAAACTGTCTGATTAAATAGAGTATAtattagtaaggggagacaggaggaaactgTCTGATTAAATAGAgtatctattagtaaggggagacagggggaaacTGTGATTAAATAGAgtatctattagtaaggggagacagggagaaactGTCTGATTAAATAGTGTATATATTAGTAAGGGGAGACGGGGGGAAACTGTCTGATTAAATAGAGTATAtattagtaaggggagacaggaggaaactgTCTGATTAAATAGAgtatctattagtaaggggagacgGGGAAACTATTTTGTATATTTTATTCAGAGTCCAGTTTTGGTTAAGTGATCATTTGTATTTCCCCTCTGCGTGTATGCTAGACTACAACCCAggtatgggtgaggggacggtctaaagttatactgttacatatgctAGACTACCACTGCAGAAAACTTCATTTGCATGCCACTGCCAGTCACTGAATATTTACAGccaaggtgagaagggaggtgcCAGCAGTCAAATCCTGGAGAATTTGGGATTCAATTTTAATTTAATCAAATTTAGTTGATTTCTGTAATTCAAATTCTATGATATCCCTAAGCCCAAAATCAGAAACTATATCAAAATAAATATGATTATCTTAAATCAGGTCATATTTTAGCATGTTTTTGTTATGTTTTTGCAACATACTAATTAATCATCCTAAGAATACTTCAAGAACCACCTTATGGACACTTTAATAGAAAcatttcatccctccatctctccctcctacaGGTAATGATGCACCAGATGTTGACTGTCTGAACCTTGCTGGGCTGAGTGCAGTACCCCGGGACGCCCCAGTGGTGGCGATCAACGCTGCTAAATACTCCTGCCACAGTGCTGCAGGCCTGGGGGCTGTGAGGGAGTTTTCTGAACACATCCTGCTGCTCAAGAAGAAGGCCAAGTCTCAGATGGAACAGGACCGCATCCACAGAAATACATTCTAAACTCTAGAATGTGTTCTAAAGTCACAGAAATACATTCTAAACTCTAGAATGTGTTCTAAAGTCACAGAAATGCATTCTAAAATCTAGAATGTGTTCTAAAGTCACAGAAATACATTCTAAAATCTAGAATGTGTTCTAAAGTCACAGAGATCCATTCTAAACTCTAGAATGTGTTCTAAAGTCACAGAGATCCATTCTAAACTCTAGAATGTGTTCTAAATTAGGGATAGGCATTATAAATAATATCATGACATTTTATCGGATATCCAGATAGTTTTAATCATGGACACTTGTTTGCTGCGCAGCCTGCAGGACTCGGGAGATGCTGTGGGGACAGGGACCAGGGGTGTGcgacaaaggagggagagaacaagTAGCCACTGACTCGCGCTAGTTAGACACTTGTAAATGCCATAGGTTATCTATCATCCAATATGGCAGTGCATGTCTTTACTGTCCTGATCTACAACAACCCTGTTCAGAGTAAACAGCCTATACTGAAGGTTGCTCATTGTAGGCTACTCCTCATTTACTTTACTTAATTCTGTCATTTTAATTAAACTTTCCTTTCATTGCTTAGAGATCTCCCACTTCACGTTGCTACACATGGAGCCTCTgactgtagtgtcaacaacaGCAAGCTAAGTGAAACCTGTGTAGGCTAATACCGtatgtattttttaaactatATTCACATTTGTGACGTTTTATTAAATGAAGAATTCCAAATGTCATGAGTGTAGAAATGTCCCATAGATAATTTTATTCCGTTAAGATGAAGCCTTGTCATTGTTGAAATAGGCCTGTGTATACGAATACTAATGTCCGTTTCAATAACTGTGCCCATTGCTAGTTTTTACAGGTTGTCAGATCAAGGTAGTTTGGGTTTTATTTCGCTACAGGTTGTGTTGACAAAAATTAATGTCTTTATTTTAAATGAAGTAGTATACAGGAGGCCTTTCATTTACTTGAGATTGATTGTTTTTCTCTCCACTTTTTAATGTTCTGCCTTAATTTTGGGGGGAAAGTATTAGGACATTAACATGGAGTTGCACTGAGATTCTTGTTGTTTGAGGTGTTTACTTTTGTATTTCGCCTGCAATTTGTTTGTCAAATTATACATGATCATAAACGTAAGAAACACTTTCTTATTCCCCTGCTTTAATCTGAACTATTCTAGAAATGACTTTAGCCTTACACCTTCAAGATTGTGGTATGGAGTTATATCTTGCCACCAGATGGCAGTGTAGCGCCTCATCAAACCTCAGTTGGGGGAAAGAACTGGATGACAACATTACTTGTACAACCATCAAGAAGTTTCACATGCTTTCCTGTTCAGGCTTTCACTCAGTTGTAGCAAGATCCAACCAAATACCAGTAAAACAACACACGTGATCATACAGTATAAGAGATCTTCATTTATAGCATTGTGTGGCGATTTCCATCTATCTATGTTGCAGAGATCAGGACAGACAGCAAACGTGTGGCGAGTTGGCATTTGTCCAAGAACTATTGATTTGGTTACATAGATTAGTGAGAGAATTGACAGGGCTCCTCAGTGCTTGGAGAAGAAACATCCAAGTGGATGAGAAGGCATATGAAACATGGCTTCAGTTCATCAGAAGAGTTGACACTGGTAGTGGAGTGGTCATCCCCTCTTAATCAGGGAAAAGGAGGGGACTTGgctgtaaatacaaatagcagatacatTCCATTACAACAGCTCCATCATAGGTTTGGGAAACAAGTTTCTCCATGAAGTTAAACTCGGACATCTCGGACTTCACAATGTGAAACACGGGCTGCGCATCTCACCCACTTGACTCATCAAAGTAGGCCAAGAAACATTCCTGAATAAAGCCCTGATCATCAATGTACCTGACAATAACTAACAACTGCGAGTCACAGTTTGCCTGTGGTTTCATCCGTTTACCATGCAAAACAATGTGGCGTATCAACCTATTTTAATGGATGATGTGATGGAAGCTATGAAATCATTCTGAATGGCTCAGCAAGTAAAGCATCGTACAGTGTAATTACCTCTGCTAGCTCAATGAAGCTCACTGGATGTATCAATATGAAGCTTGGCGTTTAAACTCattaccaaatatggtagtgagaggaagacCACTAgtgggcagtgggagaagatggaacgagGTGGTATTGGCCTACATTCTGAAAAATGTCTCATCAGCAGGACCGTCACCAGAGTTTCATAATATTCGGGGCTGAGGGGTTTGTGGATCCGAGAAAAGAACTAGCCTTTTCTAAAATCCTTTCCTGCCATTCTACATGACTGGAGACATTACAATAATATTTCTTTATACCACACAAATAATCGAAATGACAAGCTACTCTGACATTTACAGACTGAGATCAACAAAACGAACGACTCATGTCTTAAATGCATCCAATAGCATAAGCCAGTGAAAAGAGTGGATAGACAGATTTGACACCTATAATATGAGTAGGAAATTATAGTCCACCAACGTTCCAGTGGCACTCACCTATTCAAACACATTTTTCCCGCGATTGTAGTTTGAAATATTGCGAAATGCGTTCTAGCTGCTGCATGCTGTTCATTGACAGCCACAACTCAACAATCAGCTGTTTTATATTTTCTGAGCGAGATGCCCAATTGCAGGATTCCTGACTGAAGACTCGGCCTATGCGCTCATAATGTGACAAACAAAACACAATCTAAAGCAATAAGCttttgatcctctgtggctaaattatgATGGTGTAGTATTTGCAatgatttaatttatttatagaggagtaattatttaatttggcaaatgtatttcaatttatcTGCAGCACTTCCAGCATCCCTTCCTGCAGCGCTATGTTTTCTTCCAAGGCCAAATAAATGAATCAACCCTTCTTATTAATCATTCAATTGATTGTGGTCACTAACCCCATATGAGATTATTGTGTGTTAGGCCTACTGTTAAAATAATATTTAAGACAATCTATCAACAAGTAGCCTACAATTACGATAATAAATTCAGTAAGTCAATGAAGCCAATAGCTATATTGTTATTGAAACGATGTGAGCTTTTAAAACAATAAAAACATACGTCAAATGACTCGAATAGCCTTTGGGAAAAGTGTACAAATGTCTATTCGCATCAGGAGCCTAAGTGACTGAAATGCATCAGGAAAGTTGAGGAAAACATCAGGGAAGCAATGGGCCTAATGTGTGTAGAGAAGATCTGCATTGCTTTAAATTGCGAGACTAATGATCATGAGCACTCACATCAACTTAGCTAACATTTCCAAGCCTAATTATAACCACATATccaaacggagattcagtgaaCACTCAAATCTGACATTGATTGATTTATCAAGATGAGTTCCCATGCTTGTCTCAAAGCAGCGAAATGACTGTCCCAATCAAAACGGCGCTGGAACGATCAGTTGACCGAACACACGTCTTGACATTTATTATAACCAGAGGTGTAATGGTGTTTTGTAAGGCGCCCTATTATTTCTGAATGAAAGTTTGTACCGAAATTAAGCCTATTGGTTAATTAGAATATACATACAATGCATCATCCAAATTGCATGATTGCCTATGCCTACACATACTGTAAGTGGCGAAAGGAACATTTATGTATTTTCAATCCTAAAACACTAAATTAGGCCATCATCAGTGTCAATCGTGAATGATAATTCTTATTTTACAGGTGAAACGGCTATGCTGCATGCAGCCAACCATTTGATCCCAAtcagtttaatgggtaaatgcaTTTAGCATTTCTGAATGATGTAAGGGTGGCTAACCTGCCTAACTAATGGAATTTTAGAGCAGATGGAGTTAAACACAACCACAGCATCAGAAAAAAATCATTTCAGCACAATCATCCTACATTGTCATAAGACATGACATGGTGTTTTTTATAACAGTAGCCTGACATTATCCTGCTATTATATTCGGTTTGTTATGTAAAATACTAATGAATCATTAAGTGATCTTGGAGACATAGCACCATTTTGAAAAATATGCGCACCAGCACCACTGATTCTAATGGTTGGATGACTTTGGAAACTTCACCTAATCAAAGCTCTATGAACTAAGTGGTACAGTTTATTTTACACCTTAGCAGCAGCAGAGCAAAATATTTGGGACTGACCCAAAATCATTCTGGGCTAAAGCCCAGAAAGCCATGTCCTGGTGATGTCCATGGTTAACAGAATTGTCAATTTAAAGATATTTATGGGGTATTCAtcactacatttagctaacattagttaATCGATTTGGCAGTCTCGTCCAGGTCATCAtggtatttgtagttctttatgattaGCACATTACCAGATAGTATTACCATTTCATTTTTGGGAGGTAAATACAGGTGAATATATTGAtcaaagtcaccttgtcctagaagatttacacagttatcaaaatgtcagtgccagggtaagcctacatgaaacacagcccttatttgaagtgtttcttaAATCCCTATGGGAAAGATGAATGGGGAAAACAATTGGGACCGTTTCCTTGTTTGACCGCTTTATAGGTTTTATAGGTATTATTACTCATACTAATGGTACTCTATTGATCCCCTAGTCACTCTCTGGGAGTTTAGTCAGCAACACGTGACAGTGGAGTGCCCATTGAGAGAGTTGGTCGGGGGAGGGCATGGTTTTGGGATTCAAATGCACATCAAAGGCATGTCAACAAGGTAGCATGATGCATCttccagaaacatacatctcttttCCATAAAATATATGTTTCCAATTTTCATTAGGAAGGCAgataaagcatttttaaaatgtattttttataaaAATGCAATGACTTTTGCATGTGGAAACACAGAATCCCTACTCATTCCCCCACGTGCTTCATCTAGCCTGTCATTGATTTTGAGCGGATTTTGCCGCATTCACATACTAATCGGAACAAGGAAACTCTGACATTTCCGACTTGCTACCTGTTTGTAGTTATACACCTGCAAGTCGGACATTTCAGAAGGTTCTAAATTCCGACTGGCACATGAATACGGCATTTGAACCTGGCTCACGCCCGGAGGTAGCGGTTCCAAAATGAATGACGTTTTACCCGCTATAACTCCTCCGACCGGAAACCCGGATCAGATAATCGAATCCCCTCATTGAAGCGTCATCGTTTTCTTGGCTTTGCCAGTTAACCCGTTACCAGAGTAAATTCAGTAAATAGTTCAACTAAAATTGTTACTATGGCATCAAAATGAATCCTTGTTGAAATGACCTCCGAGTAAAGCTAGCATGTCTACGCCTCTTTTTTACTGTGTACATGTAACATTTGCTTTAGGATTTCCTTCACAGTTTAAGCCGTAGTAGGTCATGTAAACTAAGTCCGTAGCTAGCTAGTTCAGTGAGTTAGAAAGCAAGGTGCCAGATACTTCAGACGACTGCTATCCATCGCCACCGCTACAAGACTATTGTCTGCCCACCCGGCTTACTGATCCTTTCAATGGCCGCTGCAAACAATGTCGCTATCGGGCATCGGAGATGTGAGAGACAAGAAAAGCAAAGGTTGTAAAGACAGCGGTGAGAAGAGACACATCGCAGCCCTGAAGTCCTGGCGAGGGGGAGGCAGTAAGGGGATCCCCTGAAGAATATCAATGCTCATACCTTTTACACGGTGTCCCCCTCATCGGATGGGTTCTGAGAGCTGCAGTGGACTCCAAACAGTTTGACAGGTAATTCAGTTCAATCTAACAGTCAAATGTCTTTCAATCTAACTACGGTATATGGACTTGCTCTGCCGCCTTTGTTAATAGTAATGTTAGTTAGCTGCACCAAATGCATGTAATTATTGTTTATTAGTGATAGTCGATGCTGTTTATGATGCATCTGTCATAACCAGAGGAGAAAGTGCAGTAAGACTTTGCCAAATGTCAATACACTTGTTGGTGTTTTGTGTAACAGATGTCTCTCTTTCCATTCACCGCTGTTTGGAGGTTGGAAATGTGTTGCGGGTGGATGAACGTGCGCAGGTAGCCTTGTAAAGGAGACATTTGAATatgattgtttgacaatcagatgaaaacatcatgactggttgtgtttatgccacaaaAAAAGGTCATAGATTTTAAAAGTCAAATGACAAATCTTTATGACTAGGCCCACAGAGATGTTATTGAATTAATAGGGATTCTAAGTAGAACTATATGATTAGGACCCATGGCTGGTGTTGTGCCGAAAATCTCCCCCTGTCAGGATCCCCCCACCCTTCTAATGTCCTTACTTTTGTGGAtggagtcaaatactttctgtggtacacagagtcaaatactttctgtggtacacatcagagtcaaatactttctgtggtacacatcagagtcaaatactttctgtggtacacaccagagtcaaatactttctgcgGTACAcaccagagtcaaatactttctgcgGTACAcaccagagtcaaatactttctgcgGTACAcaccagagtcaaatactttctgcggtacacatcagagtcaaatactttctgtggtacacatcagagtcaaatactttctgtggtacacatcagagtcaaatactttctgtggtacacatcagagtcaaatactttctgtggtacacatcagagtcaaatactttctgtggtacacatcagagtcaaatactttctgtggtacacatcagagtcaaatactttctgtggtacacatcagagtcaaatactttctgtggtacaTCAAGTCTaatactttctgtggtacacaCCACAGAGTCAAATACCTCTGCggtacacatcagagtcaaatactttctgcgGTACAcaccagagtcaaatactttctgcgGGTACAcaccagagtcaaatactttctgtggtacacatcagagtcaaatactttctcaCAGGTACCTGCAGACCAAATTCAGAGTCCTAACTCACTCTGTGGTACACACCAGAGTCTAATACTTTCTGCGGTACAcaccagagtcaaatactttctgcgGTACAcaccagagtcaaatactttctgtggtacacatcagagtctaatactttctgtggtacacaccagagtcaaatactttctgtggtacacatCTCAGATCCAATCTTTCTGTGGTACATCaaagtcaaatactttctgtggtacacatcagagtcaaatactttctgtggtacacatcagagtcaaatactttctgtggtacacatcagagtcaaatactttctgtggtacacatCAGAGTCTAATACTTTCTGTGGTACATCAGAGTCAAATATTTTCTATAGAAAGCACATCACATCAGGATAGGCAACCGAAATTAataatgaatgtgtgtgttatattaaacacGGAGGGAGTCAAATGTtggcaagcaataaacatttcagaacaactatGGCTGAATTATTATCGTTACTTTCAAACATACTAGAAGAATAAGACATGGAGAGATGATGAATTTTGTAAAGAgatttatttatagactaatacaaAATAAACTGCAGACAAAAATGATTTCTGCTACTAAAATCAGTGAAATGTAGGCTAAACTGACAACGGAGTGAGCAGAAAATCACTCAACTAGCAAGTAAATCGCAGCAGCGAAGAACGAGCAGGGGGAGATTCTGTCAGGGGGATTCTGTCAGGGAAATTCTGTCAGGGGAGATTCTGTCAGAGGGGAGATTTGTCAGGGGGAGATTCTGTCAGAGGGAGATTTTGTCAGGGGGATTCTGTCAGGGGAAGATTCTGGTCAGGGGGGAGATTCTGTCAGGGGGAGATTCTGTcaggggggattctgtcagggtGAGATTTCTGTCAGGGGATTTCTGTCAGGGGGGAGATTTTCGGTACAACACCAGCACACCTAGAGCGGTGTTTTGACCAGGACGGCATTTCCTGAACTAAACTGACCAAGACGCACATCCAACAAAACCTAACACCTCACATTATTCTGCCCCAAAACAATGATATTTGGCTAATCTATCCCTATTAATTGAGCTTTTCACTTTCTGAAAAGAGTGGATGTTTAAACCCAGGCAGCTTTTAGGGAAGCAATTATGTTGTTGAGTTAAGCAACGGATGAGTAGCCAGCAGTTAAAGATGACATTTTTCTACTTCGTGGGGTCTCTGTCTGGGTGGAAAGGTAACTTTTGAAACTGCCATGCTTAGATTCATAATGTCTCATATTTAATGATTTGCAAACAGTAACCGTTTCGTTGCAAATAAGACACTGTGGTTTGATATTGGAGAAATATGGTAAGAGCATTATTCCTCTGTCCATTCTTCCCTGACActtctaaaatataaaataaaatatatgccatttagcagacgcttttatccaaagcgacttacagtcatgtgtgcatacattctacgtatgggtggtcccggggatcgaacccactaccctggcgttacaagcgccatgctctaccaactgagctacagaaggacttctATTTGCATTTCCACCTTTCTTTGAAACTTTTTCAAAGTGACATTTTGTCTTGATTGCAATCAACGCACAAAGGAAAATAACAAAATAATTTAAAGACATTAGTGATTTTAGCAGTGTAATAGATTGAAAATATTAGGATATGTTTTTGACATTATATAGCCTAGTAACCAGATGTGTTAAAATGTGTTTTAATTTGTAGTTTAATCATGAATGGGACCTCTATAATGTTCTGTTCTACAACTATTAGCTCAGAAAAAAACTGGCCTAAGGCCAAACCTATTGCCAACCCCTGCATTACACTATTCTAGGTTAGGGGGATAGTGACCATTGTTTTTGTCTTGCCTAGGGCAGCAGAACGTCCAGAACCGGTCCTGTTAGGCCCATGCATTGTTTTAGTACACGCATGTTCACACATAGGAGGTTCCATACTGGGAAGAAATGACATCTACTTTAACTCCTGGTCATAACTATACATTAGTAACTGTTTGTTGTATAAATATGTATACCCATGTCAGATTCTTATTTTGTTTGTCTGAAAGTTAGTGTACAGTCTCTGAATGAACCCCCTGGTTTGGGCTCGGTCACACAAGACTGGATTGCACTGATGTAGCCTACTTGTTACAAAGCCTGAGGGATCAACTTGTTCCGTTCTTTCTCCCAGTGTGTGGGTATCAACTGACCATGATGACATTGAGAAGGTAGCCAAGGCATGGGGAGCTCAGGTTCACCGCAGGAGCCCAGAGGTGTCCAAAGACTCCTCCAGCTCTCTTGACACCATCCAGGAATTCGCCAGATTAAACCCAGGTAGGGGGTGAATGTCAAGtgtatttccttgattcctcatcAGATCTTCTGCTCCAATGCCTGCTTCTGAAAATGCAAGGAGGGAGGAGATCTGTGGATTGGAGGAACCACAGATCTTCTGCTCCAATGTGCTTTGTAAGacggagacaaggagggaggcgATAATGAGGAA
The genomic region above belongs to Oncorhynchus gorbuscha isolate QuinsamMale2020 ecotype Even-year unplaced genomic scaffold, OgorEven_v1.0 Un_scaffold_2989, whole genome shotgun sequence and contains:
- the LOC124027202 gene encoding N-acylneuraminate cytidylyltransferase-like, which encodes MMDDKDLDWKEVAYMGNDAPDVDCLNLAGLSAVPRDAPVVAINAAKYSCHSAAGLGAVREFSEHILLLKKKAKSQMEQDRIHRNTF